The Candidatus Melainabacteria bacterium genome includes a window with the following:
- a CDS encoding OmpA family protein — MFIIQSCRASAPLVSFWHNLGEQSGSNVYTLDGVPVRKLFIQLLLSLISLAAMPSYGQDPPPSGAPVPGPAPKAVPKPANGLQDYTDKLKMVPGVVITFPIVDGIDTRRNKIGNYDFTATIHDNNAEGFGYKWTMSKPAEAQGFRAVAPEDEKGALLVSLFYQDGQSFTMSGYTNTVRISDALFKGLKSGRSLPFQIDLEDPKDVPSKIRMIGREYVGIFVNGKKARVRAIKTETDNQWHYWIMDKSSFPIIVQGDGPFKWSEPRFQIGGGAGSGINPDAESQRLIKDLEKNGVATSHAILFAFNSAKLQSSSKQILNGIATYLTKSVDVKLAVEGHCDIVGSAQYNKVLSQKRANAVRDYLVLKGVAAARLRPEGYGFSKPIADNKTAQGRAQNRQVVFRKI, encoded by the coding sequence ATGTTTATTATCCAGTCATGCCGCGCTTCAGCGCCGTTGGTAAGCTTCTGGCATAATTTAGGCGAGCAAAGTGGTTCAAATGTATATACGTTAGATGGTGTCCCTGTGAGAAAGCTTTTCATTCAATTGTTACTGTCGCTGATAAGTTTGGCGGCTATGCCGTCTTACGGACAGGATCCGCCACCTTCCGGTGCTCCGGTTCCAGGACCGGCGCCGAAAGCAGTTCCGAAACCTGCAAACGGTCTTCAAGATTACACAGACAAGCTCAAGATGGTTCCTGGCGTTGTCATAACTTTTCCAATTGTCGACGGCATTGACACTCGCAGAAATAAGATTGGTAACTACGACTTTACTGCCACGATTCACGATAACAATGCCGAGGGCTTCGGATACAAGTGGACTATGTCGAAACCGGCAGAAGCCCAGGGATTCAGGGCTGTAGCCCCTGAAGACGAGAAAGGTGCGCTTCTAGTCAGTCTCTTTTATCAAGATGGTCAGAGCTTCACTATGAGCGGGTATACGAACACGGTAAGAATCTCAGATGCTCTTTTTAAGGGCTTGAAGTCCGGGCGCTCCTTGCCATTTCAGATTGATTTGGAAGATCCGAAGGATGTGCCGAGCAAAATTCGGATGATTGGTCGCGAATACGTCGGTATTTTCGTCAACGGTAAAAAGGCACGAGTGCGTGCAATCAAGACCGAAACCGACAATCAATGGCACTACTGGATTATGGACAAGTCCTCGTTCCCGATTATCGTGCAGGGCGATGGTCCTTTTAAGTGGAGTGAGCCTCGATTTCAAATAGGCGGTGGTGCGGGCAGTGGCATCAATCCCGATGCCGAGTCACAACGATTGATCAAGGACCTTGAGAAAAATGGTGTTGCCACGTCACACGCAATTCTATTTGCTTTCAATTCAGCCAAATTGCAGAGTAGCTCGAAGCAAATACTTAACGGCATTGCGACTTACCTCACAAAGAGCGTAGACGTGAAATTGGCAGTGGAAGGGCATTGCGATATTGTCGGTTCGGCTCAATACAATAAGGTCCTTTCCCAGAAACGAGCTAATGCCGTGCGTGATTATCTCGTTTTGAAAGGTGTTGCAGCAGCGAGATTAAGGCCCGAAGGGTATGGTTTTAGCAAGCCAATCGCTGATAACAAAACTGCGCAGGGGCGTGCTCAAAACAGGCAAGTGGTGTTCAGGAAAATCTAG
- a CDS encoding alpha/beta fold hydrolase has product MHKNFCQLIISIISYFLIALYAVPSLAAVQFTEECMEGKELNLPVCKWEDTATGDTSQSRAFSNRGTVLLIHGITQRAYSLNCLAKKLAEDGFTVYGIDQRGHGRWHFQSTKEHAGYKCNFKRTVKDVDLLLPVLKQTNPDQPIFLIGESAGAGVAIRSAGDMPELVRGLVLAGTGCKTGHVKLTWFLGDLLSNFYRLDHQINVVRYQKRYGTDDLPALEESLKDSWQRPTMSAREMFRAAKFMKKNAKFARRISPETSVLVVQGCDDKVLKPQSAQKVLANIPSADKRIVNIAKCGHILLGTNRLKPAVVNSITAWLERGVDETAVASLDGVVTH; this is encoded by the coding sequence AAACTTCTGCCAACTAATTATAAGCATAATCAGCTACTTCCTCATCGCGCTGTATGCAGTTCCATCACTAGCAGCGGTGCAATTTACCGAAGAGTGCATGGAAGGCAAAGAGCTAAATCTGCCGGTCTGCAAATGGGAAGACACGGCTACCGGAGACACATCGCAGTCCAGAGCATTTTCTAACCGTGGCACTGTGCTCCTGATCCACGGTATCACCCAGCGCGCCTACAGTCTAAACTGTCTGGCCAAAAAGCTGGCCGAGGATGGTTTCACTGTATACGGGATCGACCAGAGAGGGCACGGGCGGTGGCACTTTCAGTCCACGAAAGAGCATGCCGGCTACAAATGTAATTTCAAACGGACTGTCAAAGATGTGGATCTACTGCTCCCAGTCCTGAAACAGACCAATCCAGATCAGCCAATCTTCTTGATCGGGGAAAGTGCGGGAGCAGGTGTGGCAATCCGGTCCGCAGGCGATATGCCAGAGTTAGTCCGGGGCTTGGTTCTGGCCGGAACGGGTTGCAAAACCGGTCATGTAAAACTCACCTGGTTCCTTGGAGATCTGCTCAGCAACTTCTATAGACTTGATCATCAAATCAACGTGGTGCGATACCAAAAGAGATACGGAACCGATGACCTGCCAGCTCTGGAAGAAAGTCTCAAGGATAGTTGGCAGAGACCGACAATGAGCGCCAGAGAGATGTTCAGAGCCGCAAAATTCATGAAGAAGAATGCGAAGTTCGCTCGCCGCATTTCGCCTGAGACCTCCGTGTTAGTTGTACAAGGTTGTGACGACAAAGTTTTGAAACCTCAGTCGGCGCAGAAAGTACTGGCAAACATACCATCTGCAGATAAGCGCATCGTCAATATTGCAAAATGCGGTCACATTCTGCTCGGAACCAATCGCCTCAAGCCCGCCGTCGTCAACTCGATTACAGCATGGTTAGAACGTGGAGTTGATGAAACAGCAGTTGCCAGTCTGGATGGCGTAGTCACACATTGA